From the Trifolium pratense cultivar HEN17-A07 linkage group LG4, ARS_RC_1.1, whole genome shotgun sequence genome, the window aaacatttattaaaaaaatcaaacatttaaagaaatttgttgTACTAGAAAAAACTATGTTCATACCAAAACAATATCTCCTTTGGATGAAGAACATATTTGCCAATCAGAAAATGACTTTGATTTTGAAGGTGAATAATTGAAACCTCTAATTGAAGTCTCCACAATCAGGGATAACTCTGGAAAAGACCTACCATTTGAAATAAATTTCTACGCATTAAATCGCGGAGACAGACACACTTACATGAAAGTATTTGACATGCAGTTAAGTAAGTAGAAATAAGTGAATTTCTGGTTTTTATCATCCAGCAAAACACATTTCtgttaaatatatattcaatgcACACAGTCATTATATGAGAGCTTATCTATAAGCTGTTTCTACAATTATGTTTTCATGATATGCACATAGTAAGAAAAAATATCACCTTAATTCTACTTTTCCGTCGGTGAAAAGGAGTACAAGCCCAACACCAGAGGGACTGTAAAATGTTGATGCCCAACAACAGGAAGAGGAATGAAACTTCTTCTTGTGAAGCACCTTTTTAACTCcctaaaaaataagaaaaagttcCATTGCAACCAtaagtcaatatttttttattcatgacTCCTGATTATGACTTAAGTAAATCATACATTACCTGAATTGCATGCACTAATGAATAGACATATAAAGCTTTCTCTGAACAAAGCAGAATGTACAATTGCTTTGTTGTCGCATTCTCAATATTATTCCCTTCCCTCAAGTCGAATCCATCTTTCGTAACCGATCCCGTTAATTGTTCAACTTGTCCATCTGTGTTCCAAAAATACATAATTTCTTTTACTCGAACTATTGATCGGTAACAGAATAAGCATGCTATAGTTCCAAAATTTCTAAACACTTACCAAACACCTGCACAAACAGAGCTTTCGAGGGTTTCTTAGGTTGAACGGTTCCAGTGCTCATCATGTTACCAGTTTCGTTATCAAGTGCTAGAACAGAAGAATCTTTTGTTCCGACGGCTAAAATGTTTTTATCAAAACCATGCAAACTGCATGTTACGAACTGCAGAGATGTGATACCAGAAGCAATTTCACTTGCAATATGTTTCTGATATGACAAAGTTGGGCCATCCATGTTGAAAACCGAAACCTACAAAAATGTATATCTCAGCCTCAGGCAATTCAAATCGTACCGAAATCAACTAAAAATAACATGAAATAGAGAGCTAAAgagtttttggaatttttttatatgaaaagaaCACTGCAAAGTTATCTCACATGTCCTTGATCAGAACCAACTGCAAGACGCGTCGAGCTATGATCAATGTTCACAGTAGTTATGGAACCGTTAATCTTTACAATTTTCACACTTTGGATAATATGATCAATCCCTTTCTTTGAACCACCTGCAAAAAAATGGATGAAAATGAAAGTCAATATTAATTCAAATACGCTAGCTTTTTGATAACTAAGTAAAAGTCATAAGCTATGTGAGACATACTAAAGATGTTGGTGGCATATGGTTCAGGTTTGAATCTAAAAATGCGAACCTGCAAATCATGTTTATGTTATACATACTATAAGACAAGGAAATTATGATTTTACAGAATACAAAATTGAAGGAACCTCACCGTTCCATTTTGGTCACCGGTAACAAGAAGAGGAGAGTTGATATCAAAGTACAATGTTGTCAAGGGTATACCACTTAGCGAAAAGTCATTTTCACTCTGCATTATTAAGTCGAAGGAAGCAAATAAGAAAAGTAATTACTTGTCTGAGCCTTAAAATTTAATGATGATTAGATCTAACATGCCTATATGTTGTCAAGGGTATACCACTTAGCGAAAAGTCATTTTCACTCTGCATTATTAAGTCGAAGGAAGCAAATAAGAAAAGTAATTACTTGTCTGAGCTTAAAATTTAATGATGATTAGATCTAACATGGCTATTTAAAATCTATTTAGCCCTATTTACTTCTAAAGACATTTATAAATTCCTTTACCAATCAACTCCATGCTTGAACGAAAACGATAGTTTCTTTCTATTCAGTGTAGAGAATAGAGAGCACGAGACGATATTTACCTGTTGTTTTAATTGCAAAATTGGGGTGAAAAGAGGGCATGAAGCATCCCAGAAGTTTACAGCTCCATTACTGTGTCCAGTTATATACAAGTTTTGAACTTTTGAAAATCCAGAAAATTTTGCAGAACTTGGACTAATTCCATCTTTTTGATTTGTTTCAACAGGAACAAAAAGTGGATGATTTTTCACCAGCTGCCTGTAGTACTAAGTGTCCAAAGAAAGATACAAAAAAAAGACAAGCCGAATCAATACATTAAAATAGGAGAAGTAGATTGCAAAGAGAATGAACAAAGGCGAGTGAAATTATAGTTTCATAACCCTATTACCTCATCTTCAGAATAAAACACATTGGAATTGTTGGAAATGAACTTTGATGTTGTGATGCTTGAATCTGCTAGTGGTAACTTCGCAATCACGTCCTTAGGAAGTGAAGGTGTAGACTTAGATTGGCTTTGTAGCAGATACCTTTCAATGAAAGTATCATCATATAGATACACATGGCCTGACTTCCCTAGCAAAAGGAAAGAATCTTGTTTATGCTGTTTGCCTTGCTCAGTTGAAGTTGATATAATCTCCATGTCGACACAACATTCGGACAAAAGAAGTCCCAGCTTAATCGTACGAGATTCTGTATGCTCATTCAACAACACTACCTGCTTCACAATAATCAAATAAATGAGCATGATCTAGTTGCAACTATAATCCTTTGTACATCTCATTTATCTTAATGAGAAAGCTGTAAAAGTGAAAAATTGTGTATACTATaaaagaagatattttgttaAAGGATTTGAGCTAAAAGTTGAAAGACTTCTTCTTCTCGCGCCCCCTGGATATTCTCGTTCGCCCCcggaaatttaaaaaatacccCCCTTAAGTAGCGAACTCGGGGGCGCAAAATCTGGAAAAAACACAtgtcgctacttaagtagagaaccTTATAAAATAGGGGCAAAGGAAGGGTGAGagatacaaaaatattagattttataaggTTTTGCATCCTAGGATGCGAACTGGTTCGCATTCTAGGATGTGAACTGTTATTTTCCCAGTTTTTTCTATTTACACACTTGCATCCTACGTTGCGAGGGGGGTAGAATTGGAAGGGTGGGGGGGGCGAAAAGAAGAAGTCAAGTTGAAATACCTGTAACAAGTTTGAACTGGCATGATCAGAAGCTCCCATTACATATAATCGACTAGCCTTTCCTCCAGCATAAAGCCATTTAATTGATGCTATAGAAATTTTTTCTGACTTGTATCCTAAGTTAAGTTTGAGCAAAGGAGTGCTTTGACTACTATAATACTCAGATGCAGAAGAACCATTTCCTATATTTAGAGAAGGGATGCTCCAAATGAAGATTTCTCCATTGTTGTATCCAACCACTATTTTACTTCCAAAAGGACACGACCAACACGCAGAACTCACTTTCTTTGTTTCATTATTATGCAATGGTTGCAAAATGTTTCCACCAGTTCTGAAAATAGTTCTGCTTTCTTGAATATCCCATAATATTATTTGGCCATTTCGAAAGATTACAAGAACCCTGCAAAGGAATACAATAGAGAGCACAAGTTTGTATTCAAAGTAGAAGATCAATAGGAAAAAAAGAACCAAATTAGTTATATAAAAATATCCAAAAAGATGAATGTGTTTGCGGAAATCACCTCTTACTTTCAGCTGCTGGTTGAGGCAGTATATGCATCACAGTAGTATCATCAGGCACTTCAGAATTCCCTAAACAATGATTATTATCGAACTCAAAATGATAAGAAGGCGATGATCATATGAAATATACACataaagggaaaaaaatattaaaagatgtATCTCACCATAGGAAGCAGAAAACGGTATGGTGTATTTCGTTTTAACTATATGCAATGGATCTTGTTCAAGCTTCAAAACCGATATATTACCATTAAAATGTCCAATATACCTATCAACACCGATACATATTCATATCTATAGGAGATCATTTTCAAAAACTGATTTCATGTTAACTTGTTACAAGTTAGAACTATTACTTACATATAGAGGCTATGTTGAATGACTGCAAAACTAGTGGTTTCTGCTTTAGCAACATACACATCAGACAACAGTTTCTTCTCTATGTCCCAAACCTAAATGTGCAATTTCTTTAGGACCGCAATGAAACGAAAAAGCATAGCAACATTTTAAATCTTAGTAATggaataaattattataaatgtgAGCAAGTCCATAAGTACACTTGCCTCGATATGATTATTGGAAGTGACATTTAAAAGAATGCCTTGGTTCTGGATGAACTGCATGGATAAAATAACATAGTATTATAAGTATTTAGGCACACAAGATTAAAAAGATACGAAAACGCAAATAAAGAACATACGAGAATTGATCATGAAGTTTGGCTAATTGTGTCTACGTCTCTGTCTACAATACATTTC encodes:
- the LOC123881419 gene encoding uncharacterized protein LOC123881419; this encodes MFVKKLVEKANSIKKPGGNSPEGLKASDVDPRVVFHQGIPSGAAKFAYDPIQKILALSTKDGQIKLYGKDNAQAVLDSSENLPSKFLQFIQNQGILLNVTSNNHIEVWDIEKKLLSDVYVAKAETTSFAVIQHSLYMYIGHFNGNISVLKLEQDPLHIVKTKYTIPFSASYGNSEVPDDTTVMHILPQPAAESKRVLVIFRNGQIILWDIQESRTIFRTGGNILQPLHNNETKKVSSACWSCPFGSKIVVGYNNGEIFIWSIPSLNIGNGSSASEYYSSQSTPLLKLNLGYKSEKISIASIKWLYAGGKASRLYVMGASDHASSNLLQVVLLNEHTESRTIKLGLLLSECCVDMEIISTSTEQGKQHKQDSFLLLGKSGHVYLYDDTFIERYLLQSQSKSTPSLPKDVIAKLPLADSSITTSKFISNNSNVFYSEDEYYRQLVKNHPLFVPVETNQKDGISPSSAKFSGFSKVQNLYITGHSNGAVNFWDASCPLFTPILQLKQQSENDFSLSGIPLTTLYFDINSPLLVTGDQNGTVRIFRFKPEPYATNIFSGSKKGIDHIIQSVKIVKINGSITTVNIDHSSTRLAVGSDQGHVSVFNMDGPTLSYQKHIASEIASGITSLQFVTCSLHGFDKNILAVGTKDSSVLALDNETGNMMSTGTVQPKKPSKALFVQVFDGQVEQLTGSVTKDGFDLREGNNIENATTKQLYILLCSEKALYVYSLVHAIQGVKKVLHKKKFHSSSCCWASTFYSPSGVGLVLLFTDGKVELRSFPELSLIVETSIRGFNYSPSKSKSFSDWQICSSSKGDIVLVNGDQEIFAVSVLVQRSIFRILDSVSCIYTKEMMLSQEELIPATVIHKEKKKGIFSSFSVGKEKHAPLMETEDSRESIRELSVIFSKENFPCDADDNDNLTIDEDEVELNIDDIDLDDHVEKRKDHGILGLGALNKKKLTGKFNALKGRLKEMKGNIQKTSVKEEQQEEQPATVDQIKKRYGFSSSSNETSVAKMAESKLQENLKKLQGINLRTTEMQDTAKSFSSMANQVLRTAEQQQDKRS